In one Leptogranulimonas caecicola genomic region, the following are encoded:
- the argF gene encoding ornithine carbamoyltransferase, with product MGVNITGRSFTKILDYTPAEIQYLVDVAKTFKDMKRNGVPHKYLTGKNIVLLFEKTSTRTRCSFEVAGNDLGMGVTYLDPGSSQMGKKESIEDTARVLGRMYDGIEYRGFSQELVEELAEKAGVPVWNGLTDEFHPTQMIADLLTIEENFPMGVKGLKFVFFGDTRNNMGNSLMVLCAKMGMHFVGAGPKELRPADDLIAKCEEIAKETGATIEFTDDPKAAAKDADVLYTDIWVSMGEPAELWAERIKELKPFQVNSELMGLAHKDAIFMHCLPSFHDTKTTIGEDVAEKFGIKEMEVTDEVFESSQSKVFDEAENRMHTIKAVMYATLK from the coding sequence ATGGGCGTGAATATCACTGGCCGCAGCTTCACCAAGATCCTCGATTACACTCCTGCCGAGATCCAGTATCTCGTGGATGTTGCCAAGACCTTCAAAGACATGAAGCGCAACGGTGTGCCTCATAAGTACCTCACCGGCAAGAATATCGTGCTTCTGTTCGAGAAGACCTCCACTCGTACCCGCTGCTCCTTCGAGGTGGCCGGCAATGATCTGGGTATGGGCGTTACTTACCTGGATCCCGGCAGCTCTCAGATGGGCAAGAAGGAGTCCATCGAGGATACCGCTCGCGTTCTCGGCCGTATGTATGACGGCATCGAGTACCGTGGCTTCTCCCAGGAGCTCGTAGAAGAGCTCGCCGAGAAGGCTGGTGTGCCCGTATGGAACGGCCTTACCGACGAGTTCCATCCCACTCAGATGATCGCCGACCTGCTCACCATCGAGGAGAACTTCCCCATGGGCGTCAAGGGCCTGAAGTTCGTCTTCTTTGGCGACACCCGTAACAACATGGGCAACTCCCTCATGGTGCTCTGCGCCAAGATGGGCATGCACTTCGTAGGTGCCGGCCCCAAGGAGCTGCGTCCTGCTGACGATCTCATCGCCAAGTGCGAGGAGATCGCCAAGGAGACCGGCGCCACCATCGAGTTCACCGACGATCCTAAGGCTGCTGCTAAGGACGCCGACGTTCTCTACACCGACATCTGGGTATCCATGGGCGAGCCTGCCGAGCTCTGGGCGGAGCGCATCAAGGAGCTCAAACCCTTCCAGGTCAACAGCGAGCTCATGGGTCTGGCTCACAAGGACGCCATCTTCATGCACTGCCTGCCCTCCTTCCACGACACCAAGACCACCATCGGCGAGGATGTCGCTGAGAAGTTTGGCATCAAGGAGATGGAGGTCACGGACGAGGTCTTCGAGTCCAGCCAGTCCAAGGTCTTCGATGAGGCTGAGAACCGCATGCACACCATCAAGGCTGTTATGTACGCAACCCTGAAGTAA
- the trpS gene encoding tryptophan--tRNA ligase: MANEDSYAEAHRRSESTWEKLKADPQSFTMLSGDRPTGHLHLGHFFGTIRERIRMQDMGVHTNILIADYQVITDRDNTEHIRQYTYDMVLDYLALGVNPEKTMIFTHSAVPALNQLMLPFLSLVTESELLRNPTVKAEQEASGHALTGLLLTYPVHQACDILFCKANVVPVGRDQLPHIEQTRNIARRFNERYGQVFPMPVGLLSETPLLPGLDGRKMSKSYGNAIAISMTAEETARLIKKSKTDSERLITFDPENRPGVSALITTAATVTGRDPQEIAESIGNDGSGALKRYVTEAVNGYLEPVRERRAELAQNPDLVKEVLSEGNRRANAIANETLAQVREAMGMVY, translated from the coding sequence ATGGCAAACGAGGACAGCTACGCAGAGGCTCATAGGCGCTCTGAGTCTACCTGGGAGAAACTCAAGGCAGACCCTCAAAGCTTCACGATGCTATCCGGCGACCGTCCCACTGGTCACCTGCACCTGGGCCACTTCTTTGGCACTATTCGCGAGCGCATCCGCATGCAGGACATGGGTGTGCACACCAACATCCTGATCGCCGACTATCAGGTGATCACCGATCGCGACAATACCGAGCACATCCGTCAGTACACCTATGACATGGTGCTGGACTACCTGGCGCTGGGAGTCAATCCAGAGAAGACCATGATCTTCACCCACTCGGCGGTGCCCGCCTTAAACCAGCTGATGCTGCCATTCTTGTCGCTGGTCACCGAGTCCGAGCTTTTGCGCAATCCCACCGTCAAGGCCGAGCAGGAGGCCTCTGGCCATGCGCTGACCGGCCTATTGCTCACCTATCCGGTACACCAAGCCTGCGACATCCTCTTCTGCAAAGCCAACGTGGTACCCGTGGGCCGCGACCAGCTGCCGCACATCGAGCAAACCAGAAACATTGCCCGCCGCTTCAACGAGCGCTATGGCCAGGTGTTTCCCATGCCCGTGGGTCTGCTCTCGGAGACGCCCCTTTTGCCAGGTCTCGACGGCCGCAAGATGTCCAAGAGCTATGGCAATGCCATTGCCATCTCTATGACTGCCGAGGAGACCGCCCGCCTCATCAAGAAATCCAAGACCGATTCAGAGCGTCTTATCACCTTCGATCCCGAGAACCGCCCGGGCGTCTCTGCCCTTATCACCACTGCGGCCACGGTCACCGGCCGCGACCCCCAAGAGATCGCCGAGTCCATTGGCAATGACGGCTCAGGCGCCCTCAAGCGCTATGTGACCGAGGCGGTCAACGGTTATCTGGAGCCGGTCCGCGAGCGCCGTGCCGAGCTTGCCCAGAACCCCGATCTTGTGAAAGAGGTCTTAAGCGAGGGCAACCGCCGCGCCAATGCCATCGCCAATGAG
- a CDS encoding basic amino acid/polyamine antiporter produces the protein MAQEAQIAHGSGTKGGVPGGLGLFSLIGMVVSSCIGSGAFALTGQLGGVAAPGPALIAWLIVGVGFLCLALSLKNLAEVRPDLDGIFNYATQGFGPFAGFISGWGYWLSAWLGNVAFATIMMSAVGFFYEPFLPGNTVACIAIASVVMWGITILVIRGVESASFINAIVMVAKVAALALFVIFALVSFNAGVFTADFWGTLYDNAVAMGQMGANAVSLGSVSDQIVNCMMIMFWCFIGIEGASVVSSRAKSKAEAGQATVIGLIALLVIYIGVSVLPFGVLPFNEIAAMDYPAMTYVMDHMAPGWGGAFITIAMIVSVAGSWLSFTILPAETTQLMADHKLIPAKWGELNSKGAPQFSLIIVGLCTQIFMLTLIFTEDAYNFAYSMCTVAIVITWALASAYNMKVSFGAGKTGQGICGLIATVFLILGVILNGMSFLLLTCVGYIPGVFVYIAGRKEAGEKPFTGAEMGIMGVIVAAGIAALVMVATGIITF, from the coding sequence ATGGCACAGGAAGCGCAGATAGCTCACGGGTCAGGCACCAAAGGAGGAGTGCCTGGCGGACTGGGGCTCTTTAGCCTCATCGGCATGGTGGTGAGCTCTTGTATTGGCTCGGGTGCATTTGCACTTACAGGACAGCTAGGTGGTGTAGCTGCACCTGGTCCCGCACTTATCGCATGGCTTATCGTGGGTGTGGGTTTTCTCTGCTTGGCGTTGTCATTGAAGAACCTGGCAGAGGTACGCCCTGATCTCGACGGCATTTTTAATTATGCCACCCAGGGTTTTGGTCCTTTCGCAGGTTTCATCTCTGGCTGGGGCTATTGGCTCTCCGCTTGGCTGGGCAACGTAGCCTTTGCCACCATCATGATGAGTGCCGTGGGCTTTTTCTATGAGCCTTTCTTGCCAGGCAATACGGTGGCTTGCATCGCCATTGCCTCGGTAGTCATGTGGGGCATCACCATTCTGGTTATCCGCGGTGTCGAGAGCGCTTCGTTCATCAACGCTATTGTCATGGTCGCCAAGGTAGCTGCGCTTGCACTCTTTGTGATCTTCGCCTTGGTGTCTTTCAATGCTGGCGTGTTTACCGCCGACTTCTGGGGCACTCTCTATGACAATGCGGTGGCCATGGGCCAGATGGGTGCAAATGCGGTTTCTCTGGGTTCTGTGTCCGACCAGATCGTGAACTGCATGATGATCATGTTCTGGTGCTTTATCGGCATCGAGGGCGCTTCGGTAGTCTCGAGCCGCGCTAAGTCCAAGGCTGAGGCTGGCCAGGCCACCGTAATCGGTCTCATCGCCCTGCTGGTCATCTACATCGGCGTATCGGTGCTTCCCTTTGGCGTGCTGCCTTTTAATGAGATCGCAGCTATGGACTATCCTGCCATGACCTACGTCATGGACCACATGGCTCCCGGCTGGGGCGGCGCCTTCATCACCATCGCCATGATCGTGTCTGTGGCAGGTTCTTGGTTGTCCTTTACCATTTTGCCGGCTGAGACCACACAGCTCATGGCGGACCACAAGCTCATTCCCGCCAAGTGGGGCGAGCTCAATTCCAAGGGCGCTCCTCAGTTCTCGCTCATCATCGTGGGCCTTTGCACTCAGATCTTCATGCTCACGCTCATCTTCACCGAGGACGCCTATAACTTCGCCTATTCCATGTGCACGGTCGCCATCGTCATTACCTGGGCTTTGGCCTCTGCCTACAACATGAAGGTATCCTTTGGCGCTGGCAAGACGGGGCAAGGCATTTGCGGCCTGATCGCCACGGTGTTCTTGATACTAGGCGTCATCTTGAACGGAATGAGCTTCTTGTTGCTCACCTGCGTGGGCTATATCCCTGGCGTCTTTGTCTACATTGCAGGACGCAAAGAAGCGGGCGAGAAGCCCTTCACCGGCGCCGAGATGGGCATCATGGGCGTCATTGTTGCTGCAGGTATTGCCGCTCTCGTGATGGTAGCCACCGGCATCATCACGTTCTAA
- a CDS encoding aminotransferase class I/II-fold pyridoxal phosphate-dependent enzyme: MNIVPIANEVWLNLYEKRATTDIAQSSVSAMGYEELVALDGEGGKAISAAIDGARQDYGWIEGSAEFKTGVARLYEKEIDPSLILQENGATGANRDALVALIDAGDHVVCEWPTYQPLWEIPRMLGAQVDYWELTCDGARWTAPIEQLEWLVKPTTKLICINNAANPTGAIFDKADLEAIAEIARSVDAYVLSDEVYLPVAQDQGYVSMLDVYEKAVVTNSLSKSFSAPGLRMGWVIAPQPVADRIRTLRDYTLICAGVENDLLGTLVLDHAQEVLARNRAIISDRAKVVEGWLAKTPKAHWCAPNGVPVSYLSLDLPEGLDDKRFCLDLLDTYGLLLIPGSCFDLPGGARLGYCCPEEELHKGLDLLGQALAAL, translated from the coding sequence ATGAATATAGTGCCTATCGCTAACGAAGTATGGCTCAACTTATACGAGAAGCGCGCCACTACTGACATCGCGCAGTCCTCTGTCTCCGCCATGGGCTATGAGGAGCTCGTCGCATTGGACGGCGAGGGTGGCAAAGCCATCAGCGCCGCCATCGATGGTGCGCGCCAAGACTATGGGTGGATCGAAGGCTCGGCAGAGTTCAAGACCGGCGTAGCGCGTCTTTATGAGAAAGAGATCGACCCCTCCCTCATCCTTCAGGAAAACGGTGCAACTGGTGCGAACCGTGACGCATTGGTGGCGCTGATCGACGCTGGCGACCATGTGGTTTGCGAGTGGCCCACCTACCAGCCGCTCTGGGAGATACCCCGCATGTTGGGGGCGCAGGTGGACTATTGGGAGCTCACTTGCGACGGCGCCCGCTGGACGGCGCCCATCGAGCAGCTTGAGTGGCTGGTGAAACCTACAACCAAGCTCATCTGCATCAACAATGCCGCCAATCCCACGGGCGCCATCTTTGACAAAGCGGATTTGGAGGCCATTGCAGAGATAGCTCGCAGTGTCGATGCCTACGTGCTCTCTGACGAGGTTTACCTGCCGGTGGCTCAAGACCAGGGCTACGTCTCCATGTTGGACGTTTACGAGAAGGCAGTGGTTACCAACTCGCTCTCCAAGTCCTTCTCGGCACCGGGATTGCGCATGGGATGGGTCATCGCTCCGCAGCCTGTGGCGGACCGCATCCGCACCCTGCGCGACTACACCCTTATCTGCGCTGGCGTGGAAAACGACCTGCTAGGCACCTTGGTACTCGACCATGCTCAGGAAGTGCTGGCTCGCAACCGTGCTATCATCTCCGACCGCGCGAAGGTGGTGGAGGGGTGGCTGGCGAAGACTCCCAAGGCCCATTGGTGCGCGCCCAACGGAGTGCCGGTGTCCTATCTGTCGCTGGACTTGCCAGAGGGGTTGGACGATAAGCGATTCTGTCTGGACCTGCTGGACACTTATGGCTTGCTGCTGATTCCTGGCAGCTGTTTCGATTTGCCAGGGGGCGCCCGTCTGGGGTACTGCTGTCCCGAGGAGGAGCTCCACAAGGGCTTGGATCTTTTGGGGCAGGCCCTCGCAGCGCTTTAA
- a CDS encoding basic amino acid/polyamine antiporter, translating into MSDTTAPAQKPEKPTGAAKIGLFGLIGIVVSSCIGSGAFALTGQIAQVASPGAALIAWLIVGVGFLCLALSLKNLADKRPDLDSIFDYATQGFGPFAGFLSGWGYWLSAWLGNVAFATIMMSAIGYFYPPFEAGNTIPCIAIASVILWGITVLVMNGIESASFINAIVMVAKVAALGLFIIFALVMFNAGIFTEDFWGTVYDNMVALGQAGGDAQALGTIPDQIVNCMMIMFWCFIGIEGASVISSRAKSKAEAGQATVIGLIALLVIYIGVSVLPFGYMDYTEIAQLPKPAMIYVFDSMAPGWGGAFITIAMIVSVAGSWLSFTILPAETTQQMADHHLIPAKWGELNKKGAPQFSLIVVGVCTQLFMLTLIFTEDAYNFAFSLCTVAIVVTWALASAFNMKVSFASGQTGQGICGLIATLFLIIGTLLNGWSYLLLTCVGYIPGIFVYVAGRKENKKTIFTPAEKVVMGLVVAAGVLALIMVATGLITF; encoded by the coding sequence GTGAGTGATACCACCGCTCCGGCGCAAAAGCCGGAGAAACCCACGGGCGCTGCCAAGATTGGCCTCTTTGGCCTTATCGGCATCGTTGTAAGTTCCTGTATCGGCTCAGGTGCCTTTGCACTGACGGGTCAGATCGCCCAGGTGGCTTCACCTGGCGCAGCGCTCATCGCATGGCTTATCGTAGGCGTAGGCTTTCTCTGCTTGGCGCTTTCTTTGAAGAATTTGGCCGATAAGCGCCCCGACCTTGACTCCATTTTCGACTACGCCACCCAGGGTTTTGGTCCTTTCGCAGGCTTCTTGTCTGGCTGGGGATACTGGCTTTCTGCCTGGCTGGGCAACGTGGCTTTTGCCACCATCATGATGAGCGCTATTGGTTACTTCTATCCTCCTTTTGAGGCCGGCAATACGATCCCCTGCATCGCTATCGCCTCTGTGATCCTTTGGGGCATCACTGTTCTGGTGATGAACGGCATAGAGAGCGCCTCGTTCATCAACGCTATCGTCATGGTCGCCAAGGTAGCTGCTCTTGGCCTCTTCATCATCTTCGCGTTGGTGATGTTTAACGCGGGCATCTTTACTGAGGATTTCTGGGGCACCGTCTATGACAACATGGTGGCTCTGGGACAAGCTGGGGGAGACGCCCAGGCATTGGGCACTATTCCAGATCAGATCGTGAACTGCATGATGATCATGTTCTGGTGCTTCATCGGCATCGAGGGCGCATCGGTCATCTCGAGCCGTGCTAAGTCCAAGGCCGAGGCCGGCCAGGCAACCGTCATCGGCCTTATCGCACTGCTGGTCATCTATATTGGCGTGTCTGTACTGCCCTTTGGCTATATGGACTACACCGAGATCGCTCAGCTTCCTAAGCCTGCCATGATCTACGTCTTCGATTCCATGGCTCCCGGCTGGGGCGGCGCCTTCATCACCATCGCCATGATCGTGTCTGTGGCAGGATCTTGGCTCTCCTTCACCATTTTGCCGGCTGAGACCACCCAGCAAATGGCCGATCATCACCTCATCCCTGCTAAGTGGGGCGAGCTCAACAAGAAGGGCGCCCCTCAGTTCTCTCTGATAGTAGTAGGTGTGTGCACCCAGCTCTTCATGCTCACGCTCATCTTCACCGAGGATGCCTATAACTTCGCCTTCTCTCTGTGCACGGTCGCCATTGTGGTGACCTGGGCCTTGGCCTCTGCCTTCAACATGAAGGTTTCCTTTGCCTCAGGCCAAACGGGGCAGGGCATCTGCGGTCTTATCGCCACGCTCTTCTTGATCATCGGCACGCTGCTCAACGGCTGGAGCTATCTGCTGCTCACCTGCGTGGGTTATATCCCTGGTATCTTTGTCTATGTGGCAGGGCGCAAAGAAAACAAGAAGACTATCTTTACGCCGGCCGAAAAAGTGGTCATGGGTTTGGTTGTGGCTGCCGGCGTGTTGGCTTTGATCATGGTGGCGACAGGTCTCATCACCTTCTAA
- the arcA gene encoding arginine deiminase, with protein MSKGLHVPSEIGNLKKVMLHRPGDELLNLPPDELERLLFDDVPFLPVAQEEHDTFAQTLRDQGVEVLYLEKLMAEALDAAPQARDEFLDQWIEEAGISGKHAPAIIREYIDSFKDNYEMVLHSMAGVTKQEVQLPVKSSKTLRSIVGTDGDTESDLLVDPMPNLYFTRDPFAVVGNGVNLNRMYSVTRNRETLYGKYIFKYHPDYKDSPLWYRRNSAYHTEGGDVLNLNSHAIAVGISQRTEAAAIDVMANHMFWSHGENCPIDEIYAFNIPVSRAFMHLDTVFTQIDVDKFTIHPAIMGTLQVFKMTPGAHENEVKIEEMNDTLEHTLAKILGLDQVTLIPCGGGDPIAAAREQWNDGSNTLCVRPGTICVYQRNNVTNDILYKAGMELLVIPSAELSRGRGGPRCMSMPFWREDL; from the coding sequence ATGTCCAAAGGACTTCATGTCCCGAGCGAAATCGGCAACCTCAAGAAGGTCATGCTGCACCGCCCCGGTGACGAGCTGCTGAACCTGCCCCCGGACGAGTTGGAGCGTCTGCTGTTTGACGACGTTCCCTTCCTGCCCGTGGCCCAGGAGGAGCATGACACCTTCGCACAGACCCTGCGCGACCAGGGCGTCGAGGTGCTTTACCTCGAGAAGCTCATGGCTGAGGCTCTGGATGCCGCTCCCCAGGCTCGCGACGAGTTCCTGGATCAGTGGATCGAAGAGGCTGGCATCTCTGGCAAGCACGCTCCCGCGATCATCCGCGAGTACATCGATTCGTTCAAGGACAACTACGAGATGGTCCTCCACTCCATGGCTGGTGTGACCAAGCAGGAGGTCCAGCTCCCCGTTAAGTCGTCTAAGACTCTGCGTTCTATCGTGGGCACCGACGGCGACACTGAAAGCGACCTGCTCGTTGACCCCATGCCCAACCTCTACTTCACTCGCGATCCCTTCGCAGTAGTGGGCAACGGCGTCAACCTCAACCGCATGTACTCGGTAACCCGTAACCGCGAGACCCTTTACGGCAAGTACATCTTCAAGTATCACCCTGACTACAAGGACAGCCCTCTGTGGTATCGCCGCAACTCCGCCTACCACACCGAGGGCGGCGACGTGCTGAACCTCAACAGCCACGCCATCGCGGTGGGTATCTCCCAACGTACCGAGGCTGCTGCAATCGACGTCATGGCTAACCACATGTTCTGGAGCCACGGCGAGAATTGCCCCATCGACGAGATCTACGCCTTCAACATCCCTGTCTCCCGTGCCTTCATGCACCTGGACACCGTGTTCACCCAGATCGACGTCGACAAGTTCACCATTCACCCCGCCATCATGGGCACGCTCCAGGTCTTCAAGATGACCCCCGGCGCCCACGAGAACGAGGTCAAGATCGAGGAGATGAACGACACCCTCGAGCACACCCTCGCCAAGATCCTGGGTCTCGATCAGGTCACGCTGATCCCCTGCGGCGGCGGCGATCCTATTGCAGCTGCTCGTGAGCAGTGGAACGACGGCTCCAACACGCTCTGCGTGCGTCCCGGCACCATCTGCGTCTATCAGCGCAACAACGTCACCAACGACATCCTCTACAAGGCCGGTATGGAGCTGCTGGTTATCCCCAGCGCCGAGCTCTCCCGCGGCCGTGGCGGCCCCCGCTGCATGAGCATGCCGTTCTGGCGTGAGGACCTCTAA
- a CDS encoding YfcC family protein produces MSDVTKPKKKREMLTSYTILIIMLIIVALISVAMAAGIPDITAATLGDVVMAPAEGFVDAVDVCLFVMVLGGFLAMVEKSGALNAGISALVRAMGGNELRLIPILMIIFSIMGTTYGFCEESVGFYALLAATMMAAGTDVLVGAAMVLLGAGCGVLGSTVNPFATGVASATLTSIGIPVNQTIIIVLGLILMVVSNVISIMYVYKYAKKVKADTGKSILTGHEIEAAEKEYGEAAAAVSNTTEVTGRQKAVLVLFALTFLVMIIGFIPWEDLGVDAFNVGYASEEAMAPITGDDIVAGWSDAGADGVLAFNTEPDAVITTETTTSNGWSAFLTGTPLGQWYFAEATAWFLLMAIIIGIVAGLSERELVDGFIAGAGDMMGVVLVIALARGVSVLMGVTGLSDWILATAAEGLKGMSAIVFAPLSFILYVLLSFLIPSSSGMATVSMPIMGPLAVDLGFSPEVMVQIYSSANGFVNLFTPTSGAIMGGLALARVEYSTWLKFATKLLVVLFIVLVVIVTLACMFIVPAAA; encoded by the coding sequence ATGTCAGATGTGACAAAGCCTAAGAAGAAGCGGGAGATGCTTACTTCTTACACGATTCTCATCATTATGCTGATTATCGTGGCTCTCATCTCCGTTGCCATGGCTGCCGGCATCCCTGACATCACCGCCGCAACTCTGGGCGATGTGGTCATGGCTCCTGCCGAGGGCTTCGTTGACGCCGTTGACGTATGCCTCTTCGTCATGGTGCTCGGCGGCTTTTTGGCTATGGTCGAGAAGTCCGGCGCGCTGAATGCGGGCATCTCTGCTCTGGTGCGTGCCATGGGCGGCAATGAGCTTCGTCTCATCCCCATCCTCATGATCATCTTCTCCATCATGGGTACCACCTACGGCTTCTGCGAGGAGTCCGTGGGCTTCTACGCGCTTTTGGCTGCCACCATGATGGCTGCTGGTACCGACGTGCTCGTTGGCGCTGCCATGGTGCTTCTGGGCGCCGGCTGCGGTGTGCTTGGCTCCACCGTCAACCCCTTCGCCACCGGTGTTGCGTCTGCCACGCTTACCTCCATCGGTATTCCGGTGAACCAGACCATCATCATCGTGCTGGGCCTCATCCTCATGGTGGTGTCCAACGTCATCTCCATCATGTATGTCTACAAGTACGCGAAGAAGGTCAAGGCCGACACCGGCAAGTCCATCCTCACCGGCCACGAGATCGAGGCTGCTGAGAAGGAGTACGGCGAGGCCGCTGCTGCCGTTTCCAACACCACTGAGGTCACCGGCCGCCAGAAGGCCGTTCTGGTGCTCTTCGCCCTCACCTTCTTGGTCATGATCATCGGCTTCATCCCTTGGGAGGACCTGGGTGTTGACGCCTTCAACGTAGGCTATGCTTCCGAGGAGGCCATGGCTCCCATCACCGGCGACGACATCGTGGCTGGCTGGTCCGACGCTGGCGCCGACGGCGTGCTGGCCTTCAACACCGAGCCTGACGCGGTGATCACCACCGAGACCACCACCTCAAACGGCTGGTCCGCATTCCTCACCGGCACTCCTCTGGGCCAGTGGTACTTCGCCGAGGCTACTGCCTGGTTCTTGCTGATGGCTATCATCATCGGCATCGTAGCCGGTCTCTCCGAGCGCGAGCTGGTAGATGGCTTTATCGCCGGCGCCGGCGACATGATGGGCGTTGTGCTCGTCATCGCCCTGGCCCGTGGCGTCTCTGTCCTCATGGGTGTCACCGGCCTGTCCGACTGGATCCTGGCCACTGCTGCCGAGGGCCTCAAGGGCATGAGCGCCATCGTCTTTGCGCCGCTGTCTTTCATCCTCTACGTGCTGTTGTCCTTCCTGATCCCCTCCAGCTCCGGCATGGCCACCGTCTCCATGCCCATCATGGGACCCCTGGCCGTGGATCTGGGCTTCTCCCCCGAAGTCATGGTGCAGATTTACTCTTCCGCCAACGGTTTTGTGAACCTGTTCACCCCCACCTCCGGCGCCATCATGGGCGGCCTGGCATTGGCTCGCGTGGAGTACTCCACCTGGCTCAAGTTCGCCACCAAACTCTTGGTAGTGCTCTTCATCGTGCTTGTGGTCATTGTGACTCTGGCATGCATGTTCATCGTGCCGGCTGCTGCCTAA